ACACGACATCGTTGAGCGGTTCAGCAACCTGGCGGTACCGGTATGTCGGATGCCGTACGAGCCACGTTTCGCCGGCGGCAAGCGCATCGCGTTGCCTCAGTTGCGCCGTCCGACCCAAGACGCGCTGACCGTACTCGCCGCGACCGCCATCGGCCTGATGGGCCATGCCGCTGGCTGATGCGTTGGTCCGGCCAGTCCCGAGCCGGACGTCACTCCGAGGACTCTCCGACCCACATCGCGTTCACCGGTCTCATGCGGGCCGATCCCAGCTGAAAGGCACATTCGAGATGAGCAACCAGATCCCCGCCGGTAATCGGGCCGCGCGCCGCGCAGGTGGCCGGCACCGTCGAGCCAATGCCACGCACGCGGCCACTGCACTGGCGGTAGCCACGGCGGCGCTGGCCTCCGGTATCGCCCTGTCGCCGTCCGCGATCGCCGAGCCGATCCAGGGAGGTGTCACCGGTGGAAGCAACCAGGAAGGTGTGACCGGAGCCGACACTCAGGGCGGAACCACCACCTCCACACCGACACCCCAGATCGAGCCCGCGTACGTCCCGGAGGCCCCGGCGGAGCCGGAGTACTGGGTCGCCCCGCCCGCCGCCTACGAGAACATCGAATGGCGAGCGTTGCCGAATTACGACTACGAAAACGACTCGTACATCACGCCGGACGACTACTACGTCGCACCGGTCCGGGTGCAGGAGTTGCACCTGCCGACCGCCGTCGCGCCGACCGCTCCGATCATCGCTCCACGCGACACCCTCCGGATCGGTGAAATGCACATCAAGCAGCCGAACTGGATCACCGACGAGGACAAGGACCGCACCAACAACACCTTCGCGGTAGTCGAATCAGGGGTGTCGACGGCCTGGCGATCGATGGGTGTCGAGACCGACCGAGCTGACCGGATCGCCGCCGCCCAAGTCGGTGCCGGGGCAGCAGGGGCGACAGTCGGTGCCCTCACCGCAGGCGCAACAGCCGCCACAGCAGGTGCTCTGGTCGGCGGCACCATCGGCGGCATCGCCGGAATGACCGCGGGCACCGTCTTCCTCCCCGGAATCGGATGGGTGCCAGTCGGCGTCATCGGCACCGCCGCGGGCGCGGGTATCGGTGCCGCAGCAGCGGGTATCCCGGCCGCGGCCGCGGGCGCCCTGGTCGGCGGCGGGATCGCAGTGGCCGCGGTGACCCCGCTCGCGGCGGGTGACAAGGGCGAACCGCACGAGGTCGAAGTCCCGGACATCGACCAGGAGGCAGTGACCGCGCAGACCGAGACGGTGCTCACCGACTGGGAGAACTCCGGCCCGATCGGACAGGCTGCGGCGTCGGCCGTGCAGGACACAGTCGAGTCCGCGCCGGCGATCGACCAACAGGCGCGCGACTTCGCCTCGGCCCAGCCCGGAGGGCAACAGGTGATCGAGCAGGTCGAGGGCACCCTCAATTCGTTCTTCAACGACGCCACGCCGGGTCTGGCGGGGAACCTGCTGGCGAACGCCGTCGGCGGCGGCGTCGTGCGCGGCAACTGATCCCGAGAAAGTGGGTGCAACACCATGAAGAGGCCGACCCTCGGACGTAAGTCCTCACAGCATCCCGCCGTAATCGACCTTCTCGGTGGTACACCCACCGGCGACGTCCCCTCAGGCACCCGCACCACTGGTGCGGTGTCCGAGGGGCTGGTCAAGCCACTATCAACGGCAGCCCGGAGAACGCATGGCCCTTCCGATGGTCGCCGCCTATACGTGAAGACCGCAGCCGCAATTGGCATGGCCGCCGCCATCGTTGTGGCCGTGGTGGTCGCGAACGACCAGATGCGCGAGGATAACCCCGATCCAACTCAGGCTGCGATGACGGCCGCCGCCCCGACCGACGAGAACGGACTGCCCACGCTCAACCTGCCCGAACCTGAAAGGGCCGAGGAACCGGAGACCACGGGGGACGGCGAATGCCGCGCCGATCGCGGTGACCAGAAGAGCGGTGCGGGCGTCATCGCAGCGTTCAACCACGCGTACTACATCCAGCGCAATGGGGAAGCCGCGCGAGCGCTTGCGACGCCTACTTCTTCGGTGCAGCCCGCGCCC
This window of the Rhodococcus pseudokoreensis genome carries:
- a CDS encoding insoluble domain protein, whose protein sequence is MSNQIPAGNRAARRAGGRHRRANATHAATALAVATAALASGIALSPSAIAEPIQGGVTGGSNQEGVTGADTQGGTTTSTPTPQIEPAYVPEAPAEPEYWVAPPAAYENIEWRALPNYDYENDSYITPDDYYVAPVRVQELHLPTAVAPTAPIIAPRDTLRIGEMHIKQPNWITDEDKDRTNNTFAVVESGVSTAWRSMGVETDRADRIAAAQVGAGAAGATVGALTAGATAATAGALVGGTIGGIAGMTAGTVFLPGIGWVPVGVIGTAAGAGIGAAAAGIPAAAAGALVGGGIAVAAVTPLAAGDKGEPHEVEVPDIDQEAVTAQTETVLTDWENSGPIGQAAASAVQDTVESAPAIDQQARDFASAQPGGQQVIEQVEGTLNSFFNDATPGLAGNLLANAVGGGVVRGN